Below is a window of Haloterrigena alkaliphila DNA.
CGCCGAAGATGTTCGCCGCAAATATCAGCCCCATGCCGTAACTCCGAAACAGGTTCCATACGTATCGGTACGAGTCGTCGGTCCACTGAACGTTGTTCATTGGCGGTTGACCCCACTGTCGGTGGCGGCGGGCGGAACCGTACCATACCGGTTCGGCGGCACATTGTCCATTGTGTGTGGTGAGTTCCGCCCATTACCGCGGCGTGGTACCACGGGGATGACCTGCATACGAATACGGGGGATGGTCAATGGGATGCGGATTATCCCTGTTTATGAAAGTGGCTTCCCCAAGCGGTCGTCCGACATCGGAACGGCTGTATTCGCGCCCTGTGTCCAACACGACTCGCTGGACATCATTAGGAACTATCAGGAACCTTAGCGGTATGTCCGCACGTGTAGTTACCGCCCAGTACAGGCAGTAGAGTTACCACAGCTACCGCAGTTCATTCGATCCAAACTCGTCTATATCTGCTGTTTGATACTCTGATGTATTGGTCAGGACGGACTGATGGCTCGCTGAAATCCCTTAACGAACGCACGGTTTTTATGCCGTGAGATAGTATAGCACGGTGGCCGCCCCATAACGTGGTTGGGGGCCCATGGGAGTTAGTTGGGGCAACGCTCCTTCGTTATTGCAGTGGCGATCCGATCTTTTTGCTTTGGTACAAATGCCGTGTTCAGTTCGCAGATAGCGTGAACAGATGGCTGAGATGGGCATACAGGGTGGCAGACCAGTTCGAGCCACCGAATAGGAGGTCGTTTCAGCGGCCTTCGACGGGACCTACGACTCGAGGATACTCGAGTCGAACCGAGGTTCTCCGAGCGGGGCAACAGGGAGTCGCCACGCCCTCCCCAGCCGACTCGTTCGCTCCCGTCGGTCGCTCGCTCGTCCCTCGCGAATCGTCGGCCGCCCTCACTCGCGTTCGGACGGCCGACAGCGCGCCATCACCCAGTGCTGCGGTCGGTCGATAGAAACGGTGGGACGGGAAAGTCTGTGGCAGACGAACGACCGGGCGATCAGTTCGGAGTCGATCGGTTCGGAATCGATCGGTTCGGAGTCGCCTCGAGTCGGCGCGACCCGAGAGCGGACGGGAGTGCGGTCGCCACGACGACGGTCGGTCCGAACGCAACTGGACGGTTTTTTACCCCTCGGCCTCCGAGTGGCCGCCAATGAGCGAGTACGATTACGACGAGCTCGGACTCGTCGCCGGGCTGGAGATCCACCAGCAACTCGACACGGCGACGAAGCTGTTCTGCCAGTGCCCGACCGAGCTCCGCGAGCCCGAGGCGTCGACGCGCCGCTTCACGCGCTACCTCCACCCGACGCGGAGCGAACTGGGCGAGATCGACCAGGCCGCACTCGAGGAGAGCCGGGTCGACCGCGAGTTCGAGTACCTCGCGTACGACACGACCTGTCTCGTCGAGGAGGACGACGAACCGCCCCACGAGCTGGACGACGAGGCCCTCGAGACGGCCCTCGAGATCGCCCAGTTGATGGACATGCACCCGGTCGATCAGGCGAACGTCATGCGCAAGATCGTCGTCGACGGCTCCAACACGACGGGGTTCCAGCGCTCGACGCTCATCGCGACCGGCGGTGCGATCGAGACCAGCGAGGGCGAGGTGGGGATCGAGGACCTGCTGCTCGAAGAGGAGAGCGCCCAGCGCGTCGAAGAGACCGACGACGGTGTGCGCTACAGCCTCGACCGGCTGGGCATTCCGCTGGTCGAGATCGGAACGAGCCCCGACATCTCGACGCCCGAACAGGCCCTCGAGGCCGCCGAGCGCATCGGAATGCTCCTGCGATCGACGGGGAAGGTCAAGCGCGGGCTGGGGACGATTCGCCAGGACGTCAACGTCTCCATCGCGGAGGGCGCCCGGGTCGAGATCAAGGGCGTCCAGAGCTTAGACGACATCGACGACATCGTCCGCAACGAGGTCGCCCGACAGGCCGAACTCGTCGAGATACGGGACGAACTCGCCGAGCGCGAGGCGTCCGTCGGCGAGGTGCAGGACGTGACCGACGTCTTCGAGGCCACCGACAGCGGCGTCATCGCGGGAGCGCTGAACTCCGGCGGTTCCGTAACGGCCGTTCCCCTCTACGGGTTCGACGGCGTCGTCGGTCGCGAAATTGCGCCCGATCGCCGCCTCGGGACCGAACTCTCCGACCACGCGAAGCGCCACGGCGCCGGCGGCATCTTCCACACCGACGAACTGCCCGCGTACGGGGTCACCGAGGGCGAGGTCGCGGACCTGCGGGATGCAGTCGGTGTCGGTCCCGAGGACGCCGTGGCGATCGTGGCCGCGGACACCGATGTAGCCGAGGCGGCGATCGACGCCGCGGCCGAGCGCGCGGCGACCGCCCTCGAGGGCGTTCCCGAGGAGACCCGCGGGGCGAACGACGACGGGACGACGCGTTACCTCCGCCCCCTCCCGGGTGCGGCGCGGATGTATCCCGAGACGGACGTGCCGCCCGTCGAACCCGATCCGAGCGAGGTCCCCGAGCCGGAACTGTTGACCGAGAAGGTCGAACGCTATCAGGACGAACACGATCTCGGCGCGGGACTGGCCGAGCAGGTCGCCTACGGGAAGTACATGCCGCTGTTCGAGGACGTCGTGGCCGACGGAATCGATCCGACGCTGGCCGCCTCGACGCTCGAGTCGACGCTGACCGAACTCCGGCGCGACGACGTCCCCGTCGAACATCTCACGCGCGAGCACCTCGAGGGCGTGTTCGCGATGGCCGAGGCCGGTGACCTCCCCAACGAGGGAGTGCCGGATCTCCTCACCGCGCTGGCCGAGGAGCCCGACCGTTCGGCCGAAGAGGCCGCCGACGAAGCGGGCCTCGGCGGTGCCGACGAGGCGGAAGTCCGCGAAGCGGTCGTCGAAGTCGTCGAGCGAAACGAGGCACAGGTCGAAGAAGAAGGGATGCAGGCGTTCTCCGGACTCATGGGCGAGTGCATGGGTGCCCTGCGCGGGAAGGCCGACGGCGACCTCGTGAGCGAACTGCTGCGCGAGGAGATCCAGAAGCGCGCGTAGGCATCCGGCGCGTACCTGAAACTGTTACTGGGGATCCTCCTGATCCCGACGGGTACGTATCCGGTCGTCTGAGCGAACCGGACGGCATGGCCTCGATAGCTGAATCCTCGCGATCGATACCCGGCGTTTGCGACCGATATTCGGATCCTCGAGACCGTTACTGGCCGGTTCCGGACTCGACGAGACGTAGCGCCTATCGCCGTGCGGGAGTGTCTCCGCTACTGGCTAGTGTCGGATATCTGCGGCGTCGAAAATATTTATCAGGATACACGTCGCCCGAACGCACACCGAACGATGACACAGCCATCACAGACAAGCGAGACCGAGATCACGGCCGTCTGCCACGTCCGCGCCCCGCTGTTGCTCGAGCCGATCGACAGGCAGATCGAGACACTGAACGCCTGTGAGGCGGAAGGAACGATCGACGACCTGCTGCTGCGCAGTTGGCCCCAGGAGATCACGCTGTCCGTCAAGAGCCCGTACCAGGAGGCCCTCGAGAGCTTCGAGCGGTTCGTGGAGTGGGCCGATCGGCGGGGCGTGAGCATCCGCCCGCCGTTCCGGAAGCGTACCTCGACGAACCAGATCACCGGCGAGACGAACGACTTGCTCGTGTTGCCGATGCTGTGTCTCGAACTCTACGCGGACGACGAACTCGTCGGCGTCTTCCCACACACCGACGAGGAAAGCGGGGAGACGTACACGTCCGACGAGGCGATCGCCGCCCTCCGGACTGGCGACGTTCCGACCCCGCTGGGCGATGAGACCGAAGCCCTAGGCGACGAGACCGAGGCGTCGACTGCGACGCCCGGGGACTCGAGTACGACCGACTGCCCGGACTGCGGCGGGTCGTTGGTCGACGGCCAGGGCCTATTCGCCTGTCCCGACTGCGGGTGGGTCGGGACCGTCACCACGACGGGCCAGTTCCGCTCGGGAACGGATCGCGCTCCCGCGGACGAGCGCGAGGCGCCGTTGGCGGAATCGGAGTAACCGGGCGGCGCCACCGTAGCCTCGAACGACGAGGTCGACTCGGATCGGTCGGTGTTCGTGGGACCGACTACCGTTCGCGGAACCAACTACTGTTCGCTGAACCAACTATTGTTCGTGGAATCGACCGCCACTCGCGGCACCGATCAGTTTTCGGCGGGGCGTTCCGTCGCGCGTCGAACGATACCGAGGAGCGTGTTCGCCTCGCGTTCGGTTAGGTCCGCGCGGCCGAAGACGCGTCGCAGCATCCGCATCGTCTTGTCGCGTTTCTCCTCGGGGTGGTTGAGTTCCGCGAGCAGGGCGGCCCACTGGTCGTACAGGCGATCGATCGTCGCTTCGGGGGCCCGGACCCGTTCGACGTCCGGTAGCTGGGTCCCGTCGTCGCCGAGGGTCAGCGAGCGGAGCTCGTACAGCGTGATCGTCGCGGCCTGTCCGAGATTGAGGACGGGATACTCGGCGCTGGCCGGAATCGAGCAGATCTCGTCGATTCGGGCGAGTTCCTCGTTGGTCAGGCCGACGCGTTCGCGCCCGAAGACGAGCGCGGTGGGGGCCTCGACGGTCGGCAGCCGATCGGCGAGTTCGGCCGGCGTCGAGAACGGGAACCGGACGTGACGGCGATCGTCCTCGTTGGTGACCGCCGTACAGCCGATCGTGTGGTAGTTCTCGACGAGGTGGTCGAACGAGATTTCGGTCGCGTTCGGAAGCACGTCGTCTCGAGCGTGGCCCGCGTAGCCGTAGGCCTCGCCGTCGGGATCGAGTTCCGGTGGATCGACCAGCAACAGGTCTGAGAAGCCGAAGTTCTTCATCGCTCGAGCGATGGTGCCGACGTTGCCCGGCGACTGGGCATCGACGACGGCGACCGCTGGCGGCGTTCGATCCGTCGACTGCGCTCGTTCGGACGGATTTGAAGTCATCGTTCGATGGGGATATCGTCTCGAGACGGCGGGTAGCCGTTTCGGTTCTTCGGTTCGGAGCGAGGTGGGGTCCTCGAGCGAACGAGGTCGTTCGGAGTCCTCGAGTTTTTTGTTGTTGGTTGTGGTTTCAGTTGATCAGGTGGACGACTGCTATCTAACAACGGTTTACCATCTATTCTAGCTAGATCTAGAATAGTTCTAGACTAGTAGTCTAGATACGGCTTGCTACTGTGGCACATAATGTCTTGGAAGCGGGTTGAGAGCAGTTAGTAGCCGTATATCGTGGAATTTCTTCCATCGTGAGGGGGCACACACCCCCGTCGCGTTTGTAACGGTGTATTCGTGTGGGGGACTAGTCGTGGAGCACACCTCCTCCGCGGATGTAAAATCGCGTCGTCTACGGGGTGAATTCTGACAAATTCCGGGATACGCTTCCACCCCACCCCTCCGTTCACACTTACAAACGCGACGGGGGTGTGTGTCCCATGCGCGGGCGGCAATCGCGGCCGAAAGGGGCAATATCACCCCATATCAGCGGCGTATGGCCGATTCGCACTCGAGCGAGTGCGTCGGTCGCCACTCCGATCGCTCGCCGAGTTCCGCCGAACACCGCCGAAGACCGTCAGTACCGTTACATCCGCGATGGGGGTGTCGGTGGCTGGCACGCTCGAGTCACGGTTCGGTTAGAAGCGCGAGACCGCTGGTCAGAAGGGCATACTATCACGGGTGTGAATACTGCCTCCTGGTGGCCTGTGACGGGATATTTACATCCGCGAGCGATCTCCATACCTTTATCCCAGTCCAGGCGGAAGGCACGGCGTACCGCAATGTCCGCCAACGACGATCGTGATCCACTCTTTCAGTACGACGATCCGGTCTTCGCCGACGAGCGATTGCTCGAGATCACGCATCTCCCCGGCCCGGACCGGATCGTCGGACGCGACGAGCAGATGCAACGGGTTGCGGACGCCCTGAACCCGGCTATCTTCGGAAGCGAGCCCAATCACCTGTTCATCTTCGGGAAGACCGGGACCGGCAAATCGTTGATCTCCCGGTCGGTTACCCAACGCGTCATCTCGGAAGCACAGCGCGACGACGTCACCGTCAAGTACGCCTTCATCGACTGCGGCGAGCAGAACACCGAGGCGTCGATCGTGAAGACGATCGCCCAGATCGTCAACGAACCCGACCGCAGCGGCATCAACGTCCCCGATCGGGGGCTCGGCACCGGCGACTACTACAAGCGCCTCTGGCAGGCCGTCGACCACTGCACCGACGTCACCATCGTCATCCTCGACGAGATCGACATGCTCGAGGACGACGAGGTGCTCCGCAAACTCTCCCGCGCAGGCGAGAACCGCCGCATCTCGGACTCGAGCATCGGCATCATCGGCATCTCGAACAAGATCGACTTTCCCGACCACCTCTCGGAACGCGTCAAGTCCAGCCTCTCGCGGGACGAACTCGTCTTCTCGCCGTACGACGCCAATCAACTCGTCGAGATCCTCGAGAAGCGACGGGACGCCTTCCACGACGGCGTGCTCTCGGACGACGTGATCCCGCTTACTGCCGCCCTCGCCGCCCAGGAGCACGGCGACGCGCGCAAGGCGATCGACATTCTCCGGAACGCGGGCCGCATCGCGAAGAAACAGAACGCGACCCGAGTCACGGCGGACCACGTCCGCGACGCCAAGGAGAAGACCGAAGCCGACCGCTTCAACGAACTGATCGAGGGGTCGCCCCAGCAGGCCAAGGCGATTCTCTACTCGCTGACGCTGCTCACCGAGAACAGTTCGGAGAAAGAGTTCCCGACGAAGATCATCTACAACCAGTACAAGTCGATCGCCCGACAGCTCGACTTCGACGTGCTCTCCGAGCGACGCGTCCAGGAGATCCTCCAGGAGCAGAACTTCCTGAACGTGATCCAGTCCGAGCGGGAGGGCCGGGGTCGTGGCCGCGGCGCTCACGCCAAACACCGTCTGCTCGAGAACCCGACCATCGTCAAGAAGGTCCTCTTGCGCGATTCCCGCCTGGCGGTGCTCGCTGAGGACGACGAGGAAGCCGCCGCGTAGTGGGTTCGGAAGACCGCCGCGTCGTCGATCCGCGAACTGTTTTCCGAGACCGCTTCTACCGTCCGACGGCTCAGCGCCCCGTTTCGAGCCGCCCGCCGCTTCCGGAACCGGGGGCCATTTCAGTCTGCTCTCCACAGATCGGGTATGCACAACGTCGACGCGGCGGGGCTGGGAATCGGCGACGAACACCCGCCCCGGATCATGGGCGTGTTGAACGTCAGCGAGGAGTCCCCCTACGATCCCAGCGTCTACGACGACCCCGGCGAGGCGGCCCGATACGTCGACGAAGAACTGATCGGCGAGGGCGCCGATATCGTGGATATCGGCCTCGAGTCGGCGAACAAGCGCTTCGACGTCCTCTCGGCTGAGGAGGAACTCGAGCGGCTCCACGTCGCGCTGGAGACGATCCAGAGCGTCGCCGGCGACGCCGTCTTCTCGATCGAGACCCGCTACGCCGAGGTGGCCGACGCGGCGCTCTCGCGGGGGTTCGACATGGTCAACGATATCGCGGGGTTCGCGGACCCGGAGATGCCGGCCGTCTGCGAGGACCACGACGCCGCCGTCGTGAAGATGGCGAGTCCGCCGGACCTCGAGCGGCCCGGTGCGGTCGAGGAGACCGACTGGTCGGCGCGGAAGTCCGCCGACTGGGCCGCCGAGGCCGACTACGTCGATCAGATCTACGAGGCTCTCAAACAGAACGGCCTGACCGACAAGACGATCGTCGACCCCGCCTTCGGCGGTTGGAGCGAAGCCCAGACGATCGCGGACGACCGGGAGACGTTCCGGCGACTGCGCGAGTTCCGGGCGCTCGACCGGCCGATGCTGGTCTCGATCAATCGGAAGAACTTCCTCGGCGAGATCGCGGGGCGAGAGACCGAGGAGCGACTGCCGGTCAGCCTCGCGGCCACCTCGATGGCCGTCGAACGCGGCGCGCACGTGATCCGGACCCACGACGTGGCGGAGACGCGCGACGCGGCGCTGATCGGGGACGCGTTCACCGACCGCTCGCGAGCGACCGAGGACGGGCTCTCGGTGGCTCGGCTGGACGTCCGCTCGAGTCGGGACCTCGAGGCGCACCTCCGGGAACGCGGCGTCGATTCTGCGGTCGCCGGCGACTGGTATTCACTGGCCGTCGAAATCGACGGACTCGACGCGGACGATCGAGACCGACTCGCTTCGATCGCGACCGATCGCGACGCGTCCGTGCACAGTGTTCCCACTGGACGTATACTACTCCTCGGGACGACAGTCGGAATTTCCGGGATACTGTCCCGTCTGCGCGAAAAAGAGGGCGATCTGCGCGCGCTCGGCGACACTCTCGAGCGAACCCTCGAGTAAGAGAAAGCTTATGGCGGAGGCTTCGAAAAAAGGGAGTGGACGCCGGGCGGCCTCCCGGGTAGGGGTACTTTGGAGGCGACTCCCGGCCCACAACACGGAATTATTGTGGTGTCACGTCGACCAGTGACGACTCGAATCGAGCAGTGTTCTTGCTGAATCGAGCGCCATCTCTCGGCTATTCGTCAGTATCACTCGGCTGAATCGAGTGGTGTCTCTCGGCTATTCGGTGGCGACTCAGTCTCGTGGCGGGACGTCGTCGAGTCCGAACAGCAATACGGGTCGACCACGGAATTCGGGTATGGAGTTCGACGAGTGGGAACCCGTCTACGAGGCGATCCTGCGCGACTTCGGCTACGACAGAGCCGGCGACGAGCGGGCGCGCGACGTGCTGGCGTCGCTGACCGACGACTTCGATCTCACACGGCTGTCACGGGTTCG
It encodes the following:
- the gatE gene encoding Glu-tRNA(Gln) amidotransferase subunit GatE is translated as MSEYDYDELGLVAGLEIHQQLDTATKLFCQCPTELREPEASTRRFTRYLHPTRSELGEIDQAALEESRVDREFEYLAYDTTCLVEEDDEPPHELDDEALETALEIAQLMDMHPVDQANVMRKIVVDGSNTTGFQRSTLIATGGAIETSEGEVGIEDLLLEEESAQRVEETDDGVRYSLDRLGIPLVEIGTSPDISTPEQALEAAERIGMLLRSTGKVKRGLGTIRQDVNVSIAEGARVEIKGVQSLDDIDDIVRNEVARQAELVEIRDELAEREASVGEVQDVTDVFEATDSGVIAGALNSGGSVTAVPLYGFDGVVGREIAPDRRLGTELSDHAKRHGAGGIFHTDELPAYGVTEGEVADLRDAVGVGPEDAVAIVAADTDVAEAAIDAAAERAATALEGVPEETRGANDDGTTRYLRPLPGAARMYPETDVPPVEPDPSEVPEPELLTEKVERYQDEHDLGAGLAEQVAYGKYMPLFEDVVADGIDPTLAASTLESTLTELRRDDVPVEHLTREHLEGVFAMAEAGDLPNEGVPDLLTALAEEPDRSAEEAADEAGLGGADEAEVREAVVEVVERNEAQVEEEGMQAFSGLMGECMGALRGKADGDLVSELLREEIQKRA
- a CDS encoding HTH domain-containing protein, producing the protein MTQPSQTSETEITAVCHVRAPLLLEPIDRQIETLNACEAEGTIDDLLLRSWPQEITLSVKSPYQEALESFERFVEWADRRGVSIRPPFRKRTSTNQITGETNDLLVLPMLCLELYADDELVGVFPHTDEESGETYTSDEAIAALRTGDVPTPLGDETEALGDETEASTATPGDSSTTDCPDCGGSLVDGQGLFACPDCGWVGTVTTTGQFRSGTDRAPADEREAPLAESE
- a CDS encoding RNA methyltransferase; the protein is MTSNPSERAQSTDRTPPAVAVVDAQSPGNVGTIARAMKNFGFSDLLLVDPPELDPDGEAYGYAGHARDDVLPNATEISFDHLVENYHTIGCTAVTNEDDRRHVRFPFSTPAELADRLPTVEAPTALVFGRERVGLTNEELARIDEICSIPASAEYPVLNLGQAATITLYELRSLTLGDDGTQLPDVERVRAPEATIDRLYDQWAALLAELNHPEEKRDKTMRMLRRVFGRADLTEREANTLLGIVRRATERPAEN
- a CDS encoding Cdc6/Cdc18 family protein is translated as MSANDDRDPLFQYDDPVFADERLLEITHLPGPDRIVGRDEQMQRVADALNPAIFGSEPNHLFIFGKTGTGKSLISRSVTQRVISEAQRDDVTVKYAFIDCGEQNTEASIVKTIAQIVNEPDRSGINVPDRGLGTGDYYKRLWQAVDHCTDVTIVILDEIDMLEDDEVLRKLSRAGENRRISDSSIGIIGISNKIDFPDHLSERVKSSLSRDELVFSPYDANQLVEILEKRRDAFHDGVLSDDVIPLTAALAAQEHGDARKAIDILRNAGRIAKKQNATRVTADHVRDAKEKTEADRFNELIEGSPQQAKAILYSLTLLTENSSEKEFPTKIIYNQYKSIARQLDFDVLSERRVQEILQEQNFLNVIQSEREGRGRGRGAHAKHRLLENPTIVKKVLLRDSRLAVLAEDDEEAAA
- the folP gene encoding dihydropteroate synthase, with the translated sequence MHNVDAAGLGIGDEHPPRIMGVLNVSEESPYDPSVYDDPGEAARYVDEELIGEGADIVDIGLESANKRFDVLSAEEELERLHVALETIQSVAGDAVFSIETRYAEVADAALSRGFDMVNDIAGFADPEMPAVCEDHDAAVVKMASPPDLERPGAVEETDWSARKSADWAAEADYVDQIYEALKQNGLTDKTIVDPAFGGWSEAQTIADDRETFRRLREFRALDRPMLVSINRKNFLGEIAGRETEERLPVSLAATSMAVERGAHVIRTHDVAETRDAALIGDAFTDRSRATEDGLSVARLDVRSSRDLEAHLRERGVDSAVAGDWYSLAVEIDGLDADDRDRLASIATDRDASVHSVPTGRILLLGTTVGISGILSRLREKEGDLRALGDTLERTLE